One Aliiroseovarius sediminilitoris DNA window includes the following coding sequences:
- a CDS encoding LuxR C-terminal-related transcriptional regulator, whose product MTARIILADDHPIFRDGLISSIQETGEFEVVGVGGSADEAVDLARQHQPDIALLDLSMPGNGISAVSRISAEGSAKAIAMLTVSEDGADVTAAMQAGAIAYILKGVSAGELRDVLSKVAAGEAHVSPGLAAQMLRIMQDKSRKAPDPIEELTKREEDILKGVVAGKSNKEIGQDLGIQEKTVKHYMTNILSKLHARNRVEAALIAQKAWGQPKS is encoded by the coding sequence ATGACAGCACGTATTATCCTGGCCGACGATCACCCGATTTTCAGGGATGGGCTGATCAGCAGCATTCAGGAAACCGGTGAATTTGAAGTTGTCGGGGTCGGTGGGTCTGCGGACGAAGCCGTCGATCTGGCACGGCAGCATCAGCCGGATATTGCGCTTCTTGATCTATCGATGCCCGGAAACGGGATCAGTGCAGTGTCACGCATTTCGGCGGAAGGCAGTGCCAAGGCCATCGCAATGCTGACGGTTTCAGAAGATGGTGCAGACGTGACCGCCGCGATGCAGGCTGGGGCGATTGCCTATATCCTGAAAGGCGTGTCGGCGGGCGAACTGCGCGATGTGCTTTCAAAGGTAGCCGCCGGCGAGGCACATGTCTCGCCCGGACTGGCGGCCCAGATGTTGCGGATCATGCAGGATAAATCCCGAAAGGCACCTGATCCGATCGAGGAACTGACCAAGCGGGAAGAAGATATTCTGAAGGGCGTTGTGGCAGGTAAAAGCAACAAAGAGATAGGGCAGGATCTGGGCATTCAGGAAAAGACCGTCAAACACTACATGACCAATATCCTGAGCAAACTTCACGCGCGCAATCGGGTCGAAGCCGCGCTGATTGCACAAAAGGCCTGGGGCCAGCCGAAGTCATAG
- a CDS encoding c-type cytochrome, with protein MKRIILIIFIVGCVVAAIGLMITRPQRLPADALAGFEADLDRGKLVYAAMGCASCHMAPDSDDQSRLPGGKAFLTDFGTFYAPNISSDPEHGIGGWTDEQIATAVLRGTSPDNQHYFPVFPYGSYMRGNMSDVVDLVAYLRTLEPDQTPSRAHEVGFPFNIRASLGGWKLLFTDPDWVITRNLTEQEARGRLLVEAMGHCGECHTPRNIFGGMKTDQWLAGAAIPGKKGRTPDLRAPSLGWSAADIVAYLKTGLTPEYDSAGGEMVDVIANTSQLPDSDLSAIAAYLLLVDSN; from the coding sequence ATGAAACGCATCATTCTGATAATATTCATTGTCGGATGCGTGGTCGCCGCCATTGGGCTGATGATCACGCGTCCGCAACGTTTGCCCGCTGACGCGCTGGCGGGGTTCGAAGCTGACCTGGATCGAGGAAAGCTGGTCTATGCGGCCATGGGCTGTGCAAGCTGCCACATGGCACCGGACTCCGACGATCAATCGCGCCTTCCGGGTGGCAAAGCGTTTTTGACCGATTTCGGTACTTTCTATGCGCCCAACATCTCTTCCGATCCGGAACATGGCATCGGCGGATGGACGGACGAGCAGATTGCCACTGCGGTGCTTAGGGGCACGTCGCCCGACAATCAGCACTATTTTCCAGTCTTTCCCTATGGGTCGTATATGCGCGGCAACATGTCCGATGTGGTTGATCTGGTTGCATATTTACGGACTCTTGAGCCAGATCAGACGCCCAGCCGTGCGCATGAGGTCGGTTTTCCGTTCAACATCCGCGCCAGTCTTGGTGGCTGGAAATTGCTTTTTACCGACCCGGATTGGGTCATCACCCGGAACCTGACCGAGCAAGAGGCGCGAGGCCGATTACTTGTCGAGGCGATGGGACATTGTGGTGAATGCCATACCCCAAGGAACATCTTCGGCGGAATGAAGACCGATCAATGGTTGGCTGGGGCTGCAATCCCCGGCAAGAAGGGACGCACGCCCGATCTGCGCGCGCCATCGCTCGGGTGGAGCGCTGCCGACATCGTGGCCTATCTGAAAACCGGCCTGACCCCGGAATACGATTCAGCCGGGGGCGAAATGGTGGACGTGATTGCAAACACCAGCCAACTGCCCGATAGCGACCTTTCAGCCATCGCGGCCTACCTGCTTCTGGTGGACAGCAACTGA
- a CDS encoding c-type cytochrome, translating to MRKSLIAGLAVAGVAIGAIAYADNHISDAQKEAAVKARQAHMTLYSFNLGTLGAMAKDEIPYDAASATAAADTIATLAQLPQSGYWLPGTDNESMEKTRALPAIWAEGSDVGTKAGDLVKAATAMQTAAATDLDALKAAMGALGGACGACHKAFRQPDS from the coding sequence ATGCGGAAATCATTGATTGCAGGCCTTGCGGTTGCCGGAGTGGCCATCGGTGCCATTGCCTATGCAGATAACCACATAAGCGATGCGCAGAAGGAAGCCGCGGTCAAAGCGCGCCAGGCTCACATGACGCTCTATTCCTTCAATCTGGGTACACTTGGTGCTATGGCGAAAGATGAAATCCCTTATGATGCGGCGTCGGCCACAGCGGCGGCGGACACGATCGCAACTCTGGCCCAACTGCCGCAGTCAGGCTATTGGCTGCCCGGCACGGATAATGAAAGCATGGAAAAAACCCGCGCCCTGCCAGCGATTTGGGCCGAAGGCAGCGATGTTGGCACCAAGGCAGGCGATCTGGTGAAAGCCGCGACAGCAATGCAAACAGCGGCGGCCACCGATCTTGACGCCCTGAAGGCCGCAATGGGTGCCCTGGGCGGGGCCTGCGGCGCGTGTCACAAGGCCTTCCGTCAGCCCGACAGCTAA
- a CDS encoding LysR family transcriptional regulator yields the protein MHNENWDDLRYVLAVAETGSVLQAAKRLGVNHATVLRHLAAFEDRHGLPVFERTPNGYRVLADREHIIRAAQTAAAAINEVARLAGGGERGAMKGTVRITSTDTLCALVLPRITRAINSDSQDLNMTLLSSNTHLDLIREQAHIIVRPSLTIADDLVGVAACEIGFAAYATDNTNGEWLGLSGPLTRSVVGAWMAENIGPEHLTTASDSFLTLAALAAMGAGVAMLPCFVGDLHRDLVRQKSKAPHLRSPLWVARHVDTIQTAPMREVEGQLSDRLARQRDSLLG from the coding sequence ATGCACAACGAAAATTGGGATGATCTGCGCTATGTGCTCGCGGTTGCGGAAACCGGGTCGGTGTTGCAGGCGGCGAAGCGGTTGGGTGTCAACCACGCGACCGTGCTGCGGCATCTCGCAGCGTTTGAAGACCGCCATGGCCTTCCGGTGTTCGAGCGGACGCCGAACGGATATCGTGTTCTGGCTGATCGCGAGCATATTATCCGTGCCGCACAGACGGCCGCTGCGGCGATAAACGAAGTCGCGCGTTTGGCCGGGGGCGGGGAACGCGGCGCGATGAAAGGAACGGTCAGGATCACCTCGACCGATACGCTGTGCGCGCTGGTCTTGCCGCGCATCACCCGCGCGATCAACTCCGACAGTCAGGACTTGAACATGACACTGCTGAGCAGCAACACCCATCTCGACCTGATCCGGGAGCAAGCACATATCATTGTGCGGCCGTCGCTGACAATCGCGGATGATCTGGTCGGGGTGGCGGCCTGCGAAATCGGCTTTGCCGCCTATGCCACGGACAACACCAACGGCGAATGGTTGGGCTTGTCGGGACCGCTGACCCGGTCCGTTGTGGGCGCTTGGATGGCTGAAAACATAGGCCCTGAGCACCTGACCACGGCATCAGACAGCTTTCTGACACTTGCAGCCTTGGCCGCGATGGGGGCGGGGGTTGCAATGTTGCCTTGTTTTGTCGGCGATCTGCATCGCGACCTTGTCCGCCAGAAGTCCAAGGCACCCCATCTGCGCTCGCCGCTTTGGGTGGCGCGCCATGTCGACACCATCCAGACCGCGCCGATGCGAGAGGTCGAGGGCCAACTGAGCGACCGTTTAGCCCGCCAGCGCGATAGCTTGCTGGGCTAG
- the recJ gene encoding single-stranded-DNA-specific exonuclease RecJ, whose product MGSFLGVDSSITGRHWIGPSTEVSRQAETLEQHSGLPGPLCTVLARRGVAPEETAGFLDPTLRDLLPDPRKLKDMEAAATRVLHALDQNERVAIFADYDVDGATSAALLTDWFRFFGRGVTLYIPDRIDEGYGPNVPAMQDLAREHHLIICVDCGTLSFEPIAAARAAGADVVVLDHHLGGETLPDANAVVNPNRQDEASAPGYLCAAGVVFLLLVELGRCLREAGRDGPDLISMLDLVALGTVADVAPLTDANRAFVRQGLKIMARRARPGMVALADVAGLNEAPRAYHLGYLMGPRVNAGGRIGKADLGARLLSTTDINEARSIAEKLNELNAERREIEARVQDAAMAQAEDRGLDTPLVWAAADGWHPGVVGIVASRLKESTNRPAVVIGFDGDDGKGSGRSVSGIDLGAAIQRLASDGLISKGGGHKMAAGLSLTRDQLHPAMERLSSLLAKQGAGELGAADLIIDGLLMPSGATVDLIEKLEEAGPFGASAPAPRFAFPDVQILFAKRVGQNHLKISFGDGMGTRLDAIAFGAFDSPLGPMLEQHGGQRFHLAGRLEINQWQGRSSPQLRLEDAAKA is encoded by the coding sequence ATGGGCAGTTTTCTGGGGGTGGACAGTTCAATCACCGGTCGCCACTGGATTGGCCCCTCGACCGAGGTGAGCCGACAGGCCGAGACGCTTGAACAACATTCCGGCCTGCCCGGCCCATTGTGCACGGTGCTGGCGCGACGCGGTGTTGCACCCGAGGAAACGGCGGGGTTTCTGGACCCCACCCTGCGGGATCTGCTGCCCGATCCGCGCAAGCTGAAAGATATGGAAGCCGCCGCCACTCGTGTTTTGCACGCACTGGATCAGAACGAGCGGGTCGCGATCTTTGCCGATTACGATGTCGATGGTGCGACCTCGGCAGCCCTGTTGACCGACTGGTTTCGCTTCTTCGGTCGCGGTGTAACGCTGTATATCCCCGACCGGATCGACGAAGGTTATGGTCCCAACGTGCCCGCGATGCAGGATTTGGCGCGGGAACACCACCTGATCATCTGCGTCGATTGCGGCACGCTGAGTTTCGAGCCTATCGCCGCCGCCCGCGCGGCCGGTGCCGATGTGGTTGTGCTGGATCACCACTTGGGCGGTGAAACCCTGCCCGACGCCAATGCCGTGGTGAATCCAAACCGACAGGACGAGGCCAGTGCCCCCGGATATCTCTGTGCCGCTGGCGTTGTCTTCCTGCTTCTGGTCGAACTGGGTCGTTGCTTACGTGAAGCCGGACGCGACGGACCCGATCTGATTTCGATGCTGGATCTTGTCGCGCTGGGAACAGTTGCCGATGTCGCCCCTCTGACCGATGCCAACCGCGCCTTTGTGCGGCAAGGGTTGAAGATCATGGCCCGCCGGGCGCGACCCGGCATGGTGGCACTGGCTGATGTGGCGGGCCTGAACGAAGCCCCTCGCGCCTATCATCTGGGGTATCTGATGGGGCCGCGCGTGAACGCCGGCGGGCGCATCGGCAAGGCTGACCTTGGTGCGCGACTTCTGTCGACCACGGATATAAACGAAGCCCGGTCGATCGCAGAAAAGCTGAACGAACTCAACGCTGAACGGCGCGAGATTGAAGCCCGCGTGCAGGATGCGGCCATGGCGCAGGCCGAAGATCGCGGGCTGGACACCCCGCTGGTCTGGGCTGCCGCCGACGGTTGGCACCCCGGCGTCGTCGGCATCGTCGCCAGCCGCCTGAAAGAATCCACCAACCGCCCCGCAGTTGTGATCGGCTTCGATGGTGACGACGGCAAGGGGTCGGGTCGGTCCGTCAGCGGCATTGATCTTGGGGCCGCCATTCAGCGGCTGGCTTCCGACGGCCTGATCTCCAAGGGCGGGGGTCACAAAATGGCAGCAGGGCTGAGCCTGACCCGCGATCAGTTGCACCCGGCGATGGAGCGGCTGTCCAGCCTGCTTGCCAAGCAGGGTGCCGGTGAGCTTGGTGCGGCTGACCTGATAATCGACGGGCTTTTGATGCCATCCGGTGCAACCGTCGATCTGATCGAGAAACTTGAGGAAGCCGGGCCGTTCGGTGCCTCAGCCCCCGCCCCGCGCTTCGCGTTTCCAGATGTGCAGATCCTGTTTGCCAAACGGGTCGGTCAGAACCACCTGAAAATCAGCTTTGGAGACGGGATGGGCACCCGTCTTGATGCCATCGCATTCGGTGCATTCGATAGCCCCCTCGGCCCAATGCTGGAGCAACACGGGGGCCAGCGATTTCATCTTGCAGGGCGGCTGGAGATCAACCAATGGCAAGGCCGCTCCAGCCCCCAATTGCGCCTGGAAGATGCCGCAAAAGCCTGA
- the glpX gene encoding class II fructose-bisphosphatase: MADKVVFLDRMLSLGLARVSEAAAMASANLVGRGDEKAADQAAVNAMRDQLNLLDIHGTVVIGEGERDEAPMLYIGEEVGTGDGPAVDIALDPLEGTTLTAKDMPNALTVIAMAPRGTLLHAPDVYMEKLAIGPGYPKDVVSMDMSPADRVKALAKARGCDMADITVCVLERPRHEDMIESIRSTGAAIRLITDGDVAGVIHCAEADITGIDMYMGSGGAPEGVLAASALKCMGGQMWGQLTFRNDDERGRAAKAGITDLDRIYTRDEMVTADVIFAATGVTDGSIVSGIKREPGFLTTETILMRSKTGSVRRMIYRNPVTAS, encoded by the coding sequence ATGGCCGATAAAGTCGTTTTTCTGGACCGCATGCTCTCGCTCGGTCTGGCCCGTGTATCAGAGGCGGCCGCCATGGCCAGCGCAAATCTTGTCGGACGTGGGGACGAGAAAGCCGCAGACCAGGCTGCCGTCAACGCGATGCGCGATCAGCTGAATCTTTTGGACATCCACGGCACCGTGGTGATTGGCGAAGGCGAACGGGATGAAGCACCGATGCTTTATATCGGCGAAGAGGTCGGCACCGGCGATGGCCCCGCCGTGGACATCGCGCTTGACCCACTGGAAGGCACCACATTGACCGCGAAGGATATGCCCAATGCCCTGACCGTGATCGCCATGGCGCCGCGCGGGACGCTTTTGCACGCCCCGGATGTCTACATGGAAAAGCTGGCCATCGGGCCGGGCTATCCGAAAGATGTGGTCAGCATGGATATGTCACCTGCCGACCGCGTCAAGGCACTGGCCAAGGCGCGAGGCTGCGATATGGCCGATATTACTGTCTGTGTGCTGGAACGCCCCCGCCATGAGGACATGATCGAAAGCATCCGTTCGACCGGCGCTGCGATCCGGCTGATCACCGATGGCGACGTGGCCGGTGTCATCCACTGCGCCGAAGCCGATATCACCGGCATTGACATGTACATGGGCAGCGGTGGCGCACCCGAAGGTGTGCTGGCGGCCTCGGCCCTGAAATGCATGGGAGGGCAGATGTGGGGCCAGTTGACGTTCCGCAATGATGACGAACGGGGCCGCGCAGCCAAAGCCGGCATCACGGATCTGGACCGCATCTATACCCGCGACGAAATGGTCACGGCGGATGTGATTTTCGCGGCGACAGGCGTCACCGATGGTTCGATCGTGTCGGGGATCAAGCGCGAACCCGGCTTTCTGACCACCGAAACCATTCTGATGCGGTCGAAAACCGGTTCGGTGCGCCGCATGATCTATCGCAACCCGGTCACAGCGAGCTAG
- a CDS encoding ceramidase domain-containing protein produces MSNLTFFVAAGWGWVEARKRGRTDATTMFLIALAALVGLGSFLFHTFANAWSSLADMIPIWTLVALFMLVAIHRIGGARPGRIGIGLTVAVGLVAILFAFGGDGSGSQTSNSPAAALDADGSSAPAYPILNGSEQYLPAVLALLAFAALSRRKGHPIAPWVVAAAGAFMVSLTLRTLDMHLYEIWPLGTLFIWHILNGTMIALLFQGLIRSPVARPG; encoded by the coding sequence CTGTCGAACCTGACCTTTTTCGTCGCCGCTGGCTGGGGCTGGGTCGAAGCCCGAAAGCGCGGTCGCACCGACGCCACCACCATGTTTCTGATTGCGTTGGCAGCTTTGGTCGGGCTGGGCAGCTTCCTGTTTCATACCTTCGCCAATGCATGGTCCAGCTTGGCTGATATGATCCCGATCTGGACCCTTGTCGCGCTGTTCATGCTGGTCGCCATCCACCGGATCGGCGGCGCCCGACCCGGTCGTATCGGAATCGGGCTGACCGTCGCCGTGGGCCTTGTCGCCATTTTGTTTGCCTTTGGTGGCGATGGCAGCGGCAGCCAGACCAGTAATTCGCCCGCTGCGGCGCTGGATGCGGATGGTTCATCCGCCCCGGCATATCCGATCCTGAACGGGTCCGAGCAATATCTGCCCGCAGTTCTTGCCCTGCTGGCCTTCGCCGCGCTTAGCCGCCGCAAGGGCCACCCGATTGCGCCATGGGTCGTGGCCGCCGCTGGCGCGTTCATGGTATCACTGACCCTGCGCACGCTGGACATGCACCTGTACGAAATCTGGCCGCTGGGCACACTTTTCATCTGGCACATCCTGAACGGTACGATGATCGCGCTGCTGTTCCAGGGCCTCATTCGCAGCCCCGTCGCAAGGCCGGGGTAA
- a CDS encoding homoserine dehydrogenase, translating to MRPPLRLGIAGLGTVGIGVIKIIRRQAALLEDRAGRPIAITAVSARSRDKDRGVDLSDYAWEDDPVALAKRDDIDVFVELMGGHEGPAKDACKAAISAGKDIVTANKALLAHHGQELALAAEAAGVRLRYEASVAGGIPIIKALTEGLAGNEISRVMGVMNGTCNYILTQMQATGRGYNALFEECAELGYLEADPNLDVGGIDAGHKLAILSSIAFGTQVNFDAVELEGIQRIQLEDIEHAAEMGYRIKLLGVAQMTGRGLEQRMTPCLVPDSSPLGQLEGGTNMVVVEGDAIEQVVLRGPGAGEGPTASAVMGDVMDIARGLRIPTFGQPANTLRPVTGVKAMKPAPFYLRMVLLDKPGALAKVAAVLGDAGISIDRMRQISHDQKLAPVLIVTHKCTRDALDTALVGLAKTNVVEGEPVAIRIEKV from the coding sequence CTGCGCCCCCCCCTGCGTCTTGGGATTGCAGGTCTTGGCACCGTCGGCATTGGTGTGATCAAGATCATTCGCCGTCAGGCCGCTTTGCTGGAAGATCGTGCCGGGCGACCAATTGCGATCACCGCTGTTTCAGCCCGGTCGCGCGACAAGGATCGCGGCGTCGATCTGTCGGATTACGCGTGGGAAGACGACCCGGTCGCACTGGCAAAGCGCGATGATATTGACGTATTCGTTGAATTGATGGGCGGTCACGAAGGCCCCGCCAAGGACGCTTGCAAAGCAGCGATTTCCGCAGGCAAAGACATTGTAACCGCCAACAAGGCACTTTTGGCCCATCACGGGCAGGAACTGGCTCTGGCCGCTGAAGCTGCGGGCGTGCGTCTGCGTTATGAAGCCTCTGTCGCAGGGGGCATCCCGATCATCAAGGCCCTGACCGAGGGGCTGGCAGGCAACGAGATCAGCCGCGTCATGGGCGTCATGAACGGCACCTGCAACTACATCCTGACCCAGATGCAAGCCACCGGGCGTGGCTATAATGCCTTGTTCGAGGAATGCGCCGAGTTGGGCTATCTTGAGGCCGACCCGAACCTTGATGTGGGTGGCATTGATGCGGGCCACAAGCTGGCAATCCTGTCCTCGATCGCATTCGGCACACAAGTCAATTTCGACGCGGTCGAACTTGAGGGCATCCAGCGCATCCAGTTGGAAGACATCGAACACGCCGCCGAAATGGGCTATCGCATCAAGCTTCTGGGCGTGGCGCAGATGACAGGTCGCGGGCTGGAACAACGCATGACACCATGCCTAGTGCCCGACAGCTCTCCGCTGGGGCAGTTGGAAGGCGGCACCAATATGGTCGTGGTCGAGGGCGACGCAATTGAACAAGTGGTGCTGCGCGGCCCCGGTGCGGGCGAAGGCCCGACGGCAAGCGCGGTGATGGGTGACGTGATGGACATTGCGCGTGGTTTGCGCATCCCGACCTTCGGGCAACCCGCGAACACGCTGCGCCCGGTGACGGGTGTGAAAGCGATGAAACCTGCTCCGTTCTATCTGCGTATGGTGCTGCTGGACAAACCCGGCGCGCTGGCGAAGGTGGCGGCCGTTTTGGGCGATGCGGGGATCTCGATCGACCGGATGCGCCAGATCAGCCATGACCAGAAACTGGCCCCTGTGCTGATCGTGACCCATAAATGCACCCGCGACGCGCTGGACACGGCGTTGGTTGGGCTGGCCAAGACCAACGTGGTCGAAGGCGAACCGGTCGCCATTCGCATCGAAAAGGTCTAG
- a CDS encoding TetR/AcrR family transcriptional regulator — translation MARKTGSHSEITGPKVREAALSLFAQHGFAAVSMRQIAAEVGVQAGALYLYTKDKQSLLYDLMQAHMDELLAAWRDEPKGNDALSRLEAFARFHIRFHLERPDAVFIAYMELRNLSDENFANVETLRRRYESELEAILRAGQAEGVITAPDVRLTTMALIAMLTGVNTWYREGGRLSRDAVADIYWDMVRGAVGA, via the coding sequence ATGGCAAGAAAAACCGGATCACACAGTGAAATCACCGGCCCGAAGGTGCGCGAGGCAGCCCTTTCCCTGTTCGCGCAACATGGGTTCGCCGCCGTCTCAATGCGCCAGATCGCAGCTGAGGTCGGTGTGCAGGCGGGCGCTCTCTACCTTTACACCAAGGACAAGCAAAGCCTGCTCTACGATCTGATGCAGGCCCATATGGACGAGCTTCTGGCGGCGTGGCGCGACGAGCCGAAGGGAAACGACGCGTTGTCGCGGTTGGAGGCTTTTGCGCGGTTTCACATCCGGTTCCATCTTGAACGCCCCGACGCGGTGTTCATCGCTTATATGGAACTGCGCAACCTGTCGGATGAAAACTTTGCCAATGTCGAAACCCTGCGCCGACGTTATGAAAGCGAGCTTGAGGCGATCTTGCGAGCAGGCCAAGCCGAGGGGGTGATCACAGCCCCGGATGTGCGCCTGACCACGATGGCGCTGATTGCCATGCTGACTGGCGTGAACACGTGGTATCGCGAAGGCGGGCGGCTGTCGCGTGACGCAGTTGCTGATATTTATTGGGACATGGTGCGCGGTGCCGTCGGGGCGTGA
- the dnaG gene encoding DNA primase, with product MSLPPGFLDELRNRLSLSQVVGRKVMWDQRKSNQAKGDMWAPCPFHQEKTASFHVDDRKGYYYCFGCHQKGDAISFVRETENVGFMEAVEILAGEAGMQMPARDPKAKEKADRRTQLVEVMEMAVSHFRLMLKTGAGTAAREYLARRRLSDAAVDRWEIGFAPDAWQGLWDHLKDKGVADDLILGAGLAKPSTKGGQPYDTFRNRILFPIRDARGRAIAFGGRAMDPDESAKYLNSPETELFDKGRSLYNHGPAREAAGRGQSLVVAEGYMDVIALSEAGFGATVAPLGTAITEDQLRLLWRIAPEPIIALDGDKAGLAAAMRVIDNALPLLEAGQSLRFAIMPEGKDPDDVLKESGPAAMQALIDAAIPMVDLLWRRETEGKVFDSPERRAALDKDLRAAIARIKDPSIRSHYGQAIKDKRWDLFRSRPKGQGAQGASRVPWEPGKGRGWAPVPPVLHSTKSSLLATADDQAQEVLREAVILAILIRRPDMLEHVESRMERLDMIGPDHGALQRVLLRHAHEGAEVLERTIIERIGAVALEKLFALNHVRITPAMRHPEDDEIVEASLNEEIMKLEAARGLRREIADAAQDMDTLPDEGMTWRLGQAAEARNKAQRSQSEDKATYEVADNGTLMNRDERDALDKLLAQISPDKKKGK from the coding sequence ATGTCACTGCCACCCGGTTTCCTTGATGAATTACGCAATCGCCTGAGCCTGTCACAGGTTGTCGGGCGCAAGGTCATGTGGGACCAGCGCAAATCCAATCAGGCCAAGGGTGACATGTGGGCGCCATGCCCGTTTCATCAGGAAAAAACCGCGTCTTTTCATGTGGATGACCGCAAGGGCTATTACTACTGCTTCGGCTGCCATCAAAAGGGCGACGCGATCTCTTTCGTGCGCGAGACCGAGAATGTCGGCTTCATGGAAGCGGTTGAAATACTGGCGGGCGAGGCCGGGATGCAGATGCCCGCCCGCGACCCCAAAGCGAAGGAAAAGGCGGATCGGCGCACGCAACTGGTCGAGGTGATGGAAATGGCCGTGAGTCATTTCCGGTTGATGCTGAAAACCGGCGCGGGGACGGCAGCGCGCGAATATCTGGCCCGGCGCAGGCTGAGTGACGCAGCGGTGGACCGCTGGGAAATCGGTTTTGCCCCAGATGCCTGGCAGGGCTTGTGGGATCACCTGAAAGACAAGGGCGTTGCCGATGACCTGATCCTTGGGGCGGGGCTGGCCAAGCCCAGCACCAAGGGGGGCCAACCCTATGACACGTTCCGAAATCGCATCCTGTTTCCGATCCGTGACGCGCGCGGGCGGGCGATTGCCTTTGGCGGTCGCGCGATGGACCCTGACGAAAGCGCGAAATACCTGAACTCTCCCGAGACGGAGCTATTTGACAAGGGGCGCAGCCTTTACAACCACGGCCCGGCACGCGAGGCGGCGGGCAGGGGGCAATCCCTGGTCGTGGCCGAGGGGTATATGGACGTGATCGCCCTGTCCGAGGCCGGGTTTGGTGCGACCGTTGCCCCGCTTGGCACCGCGATCACCGAAGACCAACTGCGCCTTCTGTGGCGCATCGCACCGGAACCGATCATCGCGCTGGACGGTGACAAGGCCGGGCTGGCGGCGGCGATGCGGGTCATCGACAACGCGCTGCCCCTGTTGGAAGCCGGGCAAAGCCTGCGCTTTGCGATCATGCCGGAAGGCAAGGACCCGGATGATGTGCTGAAAGAAAGCGGGCCCGCGGCCATGCAGGCCCTGATCGACGCGGCGATCCCGATGGTGGACCTGCTGTGGCGGCGCGAGACCGAGGGCAAGGTGTTTGACAGCCCGGAACGCCGCGCCGCGCTGGACAAGGATCTGCGCGCAGCGATAGCGCGCATCAAGGACCCGTCGATCCGGTCGCATTATGGGCAGGCGATCAAGGACAAGCGATGGGACCTGTTCCGGTCGCGCCCCAAAGGTCAGGGCGCACAAGGGGCATCGCGGGTGCCATGGGAGCCGGGCAAGGGCCGGGGCTGGGCACCTGTTCCACCGGTTTTGCACTCAACCAAGTCATCGTTGTTGGCAACCGCCGACGATCAGGCGCAAGAGGTGCTGCGCGAAGCGGTTATTCTGGCGATCCTCATCCGCAGGCCCGACATGCTGGAACATGTCGAAAGCCGGATGGAGCGTTTGGACATGATAGGACCTGATCATGGTGCATTGCAGCGCGTGTTGTTGCGCCACGCCCATGAAGGGGCGGAAGTGCTGGAACGCACCATTATTGAACGAATTGGGGCGGTTGCCCTTGAAAAGCTCTTTGCGCTCAACCATGTGCGGATCACTCCCGCCATGCGCCACCCCGAGGATGATGAGATCGTCGAGGCAAGCCTGAACGAAGAAATCATGAAGCTTGAGGCGGCGCGCGGGCTTAGGCGCGAGATCGCGGATGCTGCTCAGGATATGGACACATTGCCGGATGAAGGTATGACATGGCGTTTGGGGCAGGCTGCCGAGGCGCGTAACAAGGCGCAGCGCAGCCAGTCTGAGGACAAAGCCACCTATGAGGTCGCCGATAACGGGACGCTCATGAACCGCGATGAACGCGATGCGCTGGACAAGCTGTTGGCGCAGATCTCCCCCGACAAAAAGAAGGGGAAATAG